A single Desulfuromonas acetoxidans DSM 684 DNA region contains:
- a CDS encoding pilus assembly PilX family protein: MATVIKNERGAALIVALVVLTLLTIIGLAATNTSILETMISSTERSRAEAFYAAEAGIEHLRRNFKSIFITNNNAHLAAGEDPDWDFVLNGSQVGVDAATDMSFEGGARWITGGTLGTDYQYDVTVWNNDDGGSAIDDNDSIIYMRATAHVPDGGTASIEISLFGGASGGNALAGYGAQEGAGSGKNYNSNDINRITDFSAQIN; the protein is encoded by the coding sequence ATGGCTACTGTTATAAAAAATGAACGCGGTGCTGCGTTAATTGTTGCTCTGGTCGTTTTGACTCTTCTGACAATTATAGGGTTGGCGGCAACAAATACCTCGATCTTGGAAACCATGATTTCTTCCACTGAGCGCAGTCGAGCAGAGGCTTTTTATGCAGCAGAGGCTGGGATCGAGCATTTGAGAAGAAATTTTAAATCGATCTTCATCACGAACAATAATGCGCATTTAGCTGCTGGTGAAGATCCAGACTGGGATTTTGTCCTGAATGGATCTCAAGTTGGTGTTGATGCTGCAACAGATATGAGTTTTGAAGGTGGTGCACGCTGGATTACTGGTGGAACTCTCGGGACAGATTATCAATACGATGTGACTGTCTGGAACAATGACGATGGTGGTTCGGCGATTGATGACAATGATTCTATTATCTACATGAGGGCAACTGCACATGTTCCGGATGGTGGAACCGCCAGTATTGAAATTAGCTTGTTTGGTGGCGCATCAGGGGGGAATGCTCTGGCAGGATATGGTGCCCAGGAAGGGGCAGGCTCCGGTAAAAATTACAATTCCAATGACATTAACAGAATAACGGACTTTAGCGCACAGATTAATTGA